A segment of the Streptomyces sp. L2 genome:
GGCGGCCTCCACCACGGCCACCCCCGACACCGCGTCCTCCAGCCGCTCCGGTTTGCGCCGGCCCGGCCATGGCAGGAACCCGATCTCCCCGGCCAGCCCGCGTGCCCCGGTGAACAGCCGCCCCTCACGGACGATCCCCATCCCGAGCCCGGTGCCGATCAGGATGTAGGCGAAGAGCCGGCTACCGGCGCCGACGCCGTACGTGTACTCGCCCAGCGCGGCCAGGTTGGCGTCGTTGTGCACCTCCAGGGGGACGCCCAGCTCCTCGCGGATGTGGTCGATCAGTCCCGTGCGGCCCCAGCCGGGCAGATGCATCGCGTAGCGGACTCGCCGCTGCTTCTCGTCGTACACGCCGGGCGTGCCCACCACGCCGTGGACCACCTCGGCCGGGTCGACGCCCGCGTTGGCGACGACCTGGCGCGCGCTGTCCACGACCAGTTCGGCCAGGGCGGTGGAGGCGCGGGCCCGGTTGCGGACGTCGGCCCGGGCGACCACCGTGCCGTCCAGGTCGGCGACGGCCGCCCGCACCCAGCCGCGCCCGATGTCCACGCCCAGCACGTGCCCGGCGGCCGGATCGGGGGAGTACAGCACGGCGGTGCGGCCGCGTTCGGGCGCGTGTGTGCCCACCTCGTGGACCAGTCCGGCCGTCTCCAGTGAGGCCAGCGCGCTGGAGACGGTCGGCTTCGACAGGCCCGTCTCCCGTGCCAGCTGGGCGCGCGAGGCGGCACCGAGCGCGCGCAGCCGGTCCAGCAGCAGCCGCTCGTTCGTCCTGCGCAGAAGCCGGCGGTTCCACGGCTGGTCCGGCTGGTCTGCGGCGTCACTGGCGGGCATCGCACCATTCTCATGCATTCCCGGCGCCTACTTGACGCATATAGTAAGTCTCCTTAACTTTATCCGCCAGTCAGCCCGGCCGGGTCGTCGCCGCGAGTCACCGAGCATCGCCGCGAGCCGGACGGCTGTGCGCCGCCCGTCCTGTGCGCCGCCCGTCCCGTCAGGAGTGCCCATGTCCGGTAGCCCGCCACCCCCGGGTGGCTTCGTCCGACGAGTCGGCCTGTTCCAGGCCACGGCCATCAACATGAGCCAGATGTGCGGCATCGGCCCGTTCGTGACGATCCCGCTGATGGTCGCCGCGTTCGGCGGCCCGCAGGCGGTCATCGG
Coding sequences within it:
- a CDS encoding ROK family transcriptional regulator, which codes for MPASDAADQPDQPWNRRLLRRTNERLLLDRLRALGAASRAQLARETGLSKPTVSSALASLETAGLVHEVGTHAPERGRTAVLYSPDPAAGHVLGVDIGRGWVRAAVADLDGTVVARADVRNRARASTALAELVVDSARQVVANAGVDPAEVVHGVVGTPGVYDEKQRRVRYAMHLPGWGRTGLIDHIREELGVPLEVHNDANLAALGEYTYGVGAGSRLFAYILIGTGLGMGIVREGRLFTGARGLAGEIGFLPWPGRRKPERLEDAVSGVAVVEAAREFGMSGQLTAKAVFDAARQGNRAAVRAVELESERIAHTVAAAAAVLDPDLVVLGGGVGHSVDLLLEPVRERLRALTPLRPRIAPSRLGEDAVLLGAVATALGAARDLVFDRKAGGCGPAAGDLQP